A single region of the Nicotiana sylvestris chromosome 6, ASM39365v2, whole genome shotgun sequence genome encodes:
- the LOC104220305 gene encoding polyadenylate-binding protein-interacting protein 3-like isoform X1 — translation MQQPVQPRPYANGYGRRKVEKEVGTRLESKVQSGKATYLQFAGVGKGGAYQSPSRDRLVYLTSCLVGHQVEVQVLDGSVFSGILHAANTEKDSGIILKMAHLIKDSTEGMKNTSETFSKPPSKTLIIPGKEFVQVIAKGVPVTLDGFRTEFMLEKQQELLTDSCISQSQHNEVERQLERWVPDDDAPECPELENIFDGHWNRGWDQFEANETLFGVKSTFNEELYTTKLEKGPQMSELEKEALRIAREIEGEDTRDLHLAEERGIQLHGNLEVDEETRFSAVVREIDDSGYDDCEDILLDSRNDETFQGVSSTMGKLSTDKSSRKISDGAQVSSGPSSMDEVQSSQLSTSRDLYQTCYDDHAKQSPAEIVPKGASILNRGLKGLYSEHAGANCNNENRRNQMIAEEAQTSLPEDSKFSSRIKMDTSDRGRLSSDISASCVHPEHQDKITSSSREKLEGVVSSKIQGTAQSANSRVRPSSSALSASDGTGVASTSADNGLSRTSSINSFSSEKSTLNPHAKEFKLNPNAKSFTPSQSPLRPASPVSDNSFYYPAGVTTVPHMHGMPVGIGVGASFSAHQPVIFNPQATPVPQPYFHPNGPQQMMIGHPRQVVYMPNYPPEMPFKGREY, via the exons ATGCAGCAGCCTGTGCAGCCAAGGCCTTATGCCAATGGATATGGCCGTCGTAAAGTTGAAAAAGAAGTGGGTACTAGGTTGGAGAGTAAAGTTCAATCTGGAAAAGCTACTTACCTTCAATTTGCTGGTGTAG GTAAAGGGGGAGCATATCAAAGCCCGTCACGTGATCGACTAGTTTATTTAACTTCTTGTCTTGTTGGACATCAAGTGGAAGTACAAGTGCTGGACGGATCTGTGTTTTCAGGGATACTTCATGCAGCAAACACTGAAAAAGATTCTG GTATTATTCTGAAAATGGCCCACTTGATAAAAGATAGTACAGAGGGAATGAAAAATACTTCTGAAACTTTTAGCAAGCCTCCATCAAAGACTTTAATAATCCCGGGTAAAGAGTTTGTGCAAGTTATAGCAAAG GGTGTGCCTGTAACTTTAGATGGCTTCAGAACAGAATTCATGCTGGAAAAGCAGCAGGAACTTTTGACAGATTCATGCATTTCACAATCTCAGCATAATGAGGTAGAGCGGCAGTTGGAACGCTGGGTACCTGATGATGATGCTCCTGAATGTCCTGAACTAGAAAATATATTTGATGGCCATTGGAATAG GGGCTGGGATCAATTTGAAGCCAATGAAACACTGTTTGGAGTAAAAAGCACATTTAATGAGGAACTTTATACGACAAAACTTGAGAAAGGTCCTCAGATGAGTGAGTTGGAAAAAGAAGCTCTAAGAATAGCTAGAGAAATTGAGGGTGAGGATACACGTGATCTTCATCTAGCAGAG GAGAGAGGGATTCAACTTCATGGGAACCTAGAAGTTGATGAGGAAACCAGGTTTTCAGCAGTTGTTAGAGAGATTGATGATAGCGGTTATGACGACTGTGAGGACATATTATTGGATTCACGTAATGACGAAACATTTCAAGGTGTATCTAGTACTATGGGCAAGTTATCTACTGACAAGAGCAGCAGGAAAATTAGTGATGGTGCACAAGTGTCATCAGGACCTTCCTCCATG GATGAAGTGCAATCTTCCCAGTTAAGTACCAGCAGGGATCTCTATCAGACTTGTTATGATGATCATGCTAAACAGTCACCGGCTGAAATTGTTCCTAAAGGTGCCTCTATCTTAAACAG GGGACTCAAAGGTCTGTATAGTGAGCATGCTGGGGCAAATTGCAATAATGAGAATAGAAGAAATCAAATG ATAGCTGAAGAAGCTCAAACGTCATTACCGGAAG ATTCAAAGTTTTCTTCAAGAATAAAGATGGATACCTCTGATAGGGGTAGATTGTCTTCAGACATCTCCGCATCGTGTGTCCATCCAGAGCACCAGGATAAGATCACAAGTTCTTCTAGAGAGAAATTGGAGGGTGTGGTGTCTTCCAAGATTCAGGGGACTGCACAATCTGCTAATTCTCGTGTGCGACCTAGTAGTTCTGCTCTATCCGCTTCTGATGGAACAGGTGTTGCCTCAACATCAGCTGACAATGGATTATCACGAACCTCTTCTATAAATTCATTTTCGTCAGAAAAATCCACATTGAATCCACATGCTAAG GAATTTAAACTAAATCCTAATGCAAAGAGTTTCACCCCATCTCAATCACCTTTGCGACCTGCTTCGCCTGTGTCTGATAATTCCTTCTACTATCCAGCTGGTGTGACTACTGTCCCGCACATGCATGGCATGCCTGTTGGCATTGGG GTTGGTGCATCATTTTCTGCACATCAGCCTGTTATATTTAATCCTCAGGCGACTCCTGTACCACAACCGTATTTTCATCCAAATGGACCGCAG CAGATGATGATTGGTCACCCTCGGCAAGTTGTCTATATGCCGAATTACCCCCCT GAAATGCCGTTTAAGGGAAGAGAGTATTAA
- the LOC104220305 gene encoding polyadenylate-binding protein-interacting protein 3-like isoform X2: MQQPVQPRPYANGYGRRKVEKEVGTRLESKVQSGKATYLQFAGVGKGGAYQSPSRDRLVYLTSCLVGHQVEVQVLDGSVFSGILHAANTEKDSGIILKMAHLIKDSTEGMKNTSETFSKPPSKTLIIPGKEFVQVIAKGVPVTLDGFRTEFMLEKQQELLTDSCISQSQHNEVERQLERWVPDDDAPECPELENIFDGHWNRGWDQFEANETLFGVKSTFNEELYTTKLEKGPQMSELEKEALRIAREIEGEDTRDLHLAEERGIQLHGNLEVDEETRFSAVVREIDDSGYDDCEDILLDSRNDETFQGVSSTMGKLSTDKSSRKISDGAQVSSGPSSMDEVQSSQLSTSRDLYQTCYDDHAKQSPAEIVPKGASILNRGLKGLYSEHAGANCNNENRRNQMIAEEAQTSLPEDSKFSSRIKMDTSDRGRLSSDISASCVHPEHQDKITSSSREKLEGVVSSKIQGTAQSANSRVRPSSSALSASDGTGVASTSADNGLSRTSSINSFSSEKSTLNPHAKEFKLNPNAKSFTPSQSPLRPASPVSDNSFYYPAGVTTVPHMHGMPVGIGVGASFSAHQPVIFNPQATPVPQPYFHPNGPQMMIGHPRQVVYMPNYPPEMPFKGREY, encoded by the exons ATGCAGCAGCCTGTGCAGCCAAGGCCTTATGCCAATGGATATGGCCGTCGTAAAGTTGAAAAAGAAGTGGGTACTAGGTTGGAGAGTAAAGTTCAATCTGGAAAAGCTACTTACCTTCAATTTGCTGGTGTAG GTAAAGGGGGAGCATATCAAAGCCCGTCACGTGATCGACTAGTTTATTTAACTTCTTGTCTTGTTGGACATCAAGTGGAAGTACAAGTGCTGGACGGATCTGTGTTTTCAGGGATACTTCATGCAGCAAACACTGAAAAAGATTCTG GTATTATTCTGAAAATGGCCCACTTGATAAAAGATAGTACAGAGGGAATGAAAAATACTTCTGAAACTTTTAGCAAGCCTCCATCAAAGACTTTAATAATCCCGGGTAAAGAGTTTGTGCAAGTTATAGCAAAG GGTGTGCCTGTAACTTTAGATGGCTTCAGAACAGAATTCATGCTGGAAAAGCAGCAGGAACTTTTGACAGATTCATGCATTTCACAATCTCAGCATAATGAGGTAGAGCGGCAGTTGGAACGCTGGGTACCTGATGATGATGCTCCTGAATGTCCTGAACTAGAAAATATATTTGATGGCCATTGGAATAG GGGCTGGGATCAATTTGAAGCCAATGAAACACTGTTTGGAGTAAAAAGCACATTTAATGAGGAACTTTATACGACAAAACTTGAGAAAGGTCCTCAGATGAGTGAGTTGGAAAAAGAAGCTCTAAGAATAGCTAGAGAAATTGAGGGTGAGGATACACGTGATCTTCATCTAGCAGAG GAGAGAGGGATTCAACTTCATGGGAACCTAGAAGTTGATGAGGAAACCAGGTTTTCAGCAGTTGTTAGAGAGATTGATGATAGCGGTTATGACGACTGTGAGGACATATTATTGGATTCACGTAATGACGAAACATTTCAAGGTGTATCTAGTACTATGGGCAAGTTATCTACTGACAAGAGCAGCAGGAAAATTAGTGATGGTGCACAAGTGTCATCAGGACCTTCCTCCATG GATGAAGTGCAATCTTCCCAGTTAAGTACCAGCAGGGATCTCTATCAGACTTGTTATGATGATCATGCTAAACAGTCACCGGCTGAAATTGTTCCTAAAGGTGCCTCTATCTTAAACAG GGGACTCAAAGGTCTGTATAGTGAGCATGCTGGGGCAAATTGCAATAATGAGAATAGAAGAAATCAAATG ATAGCTGAAGAAGCTCAAACGTCATTACCGGAAG ATTCAAAGTTTTCTTCAAGAATAAAGATGGATACCTCTGATAGGGGTAGATTGTCTTCAGACATCTCCGCATCGTGTGTCCATCCAGAGCACCAGGATAAGATCACAAGTTCTTCTAGAGAGAAATTGGAGGGTGTGGTGTCTTCCAAGATTCAGGGGACTGCACAATCTGCTAATTCTCGTGTGCGACCTAGTAGTTCTGCTCTATCCGCTTCTGATGGAACAGGTGTTGCCTCAACATCAGCTGACAATGGATTATCACGAACCTCTTCTATAAATTCATTTTCGTCAGAAAAATCCACATTGAATCCACATGCTAAG GAATTTAAACTAAATCCTAATGCAAAGAGTTTCACCCCATCTCAATCACCTTTGCGACCTGCTTCGCCTGTGTCTGATAATTCCTTCTACTATCCAGCTGGTGTGACTACTGTCCCGCACATGCATGGCATGCCTGTTGGCATTGGG GTTGGTGCATCATTTTCTGCACATCAGCCTGTTATATTTAATCCTCAGGCGACTCCTGTACCACAACCGTATTTTCATCCAAATGGACCGCAG ATGATGATTGGTCACCCTCGGCAAGTTGTCTATATGCCGAATTACCCCCCT GAAATGCCGTTTAAGGGAAGAGAGTATTAA